In one window of Leptospira sp. GIMC2001 DNA:
- a CDS encoding DUF2085 domain-containing protein: MCHQLPERSFFYKDTQFPVCARCTGVFIGQVVAFIMLFFTQSKVEFYYAFVLVIPAIIDWCFQQYLGISSNNQRRIITGSMLGYGYIFILSNIFILVWNLLKIGEY, encoded by the coding sequence ATGTGCCACCAACTTCCAGAGAGAAGTTTTTTTTATAAGGATACTCAGTTTCCCGTATGTGCTAGGTGTACTGGTGTTTTCATTGGGCAAGTAGTGGCTTTCATCATGTTATTTTTTACTCAAAGTAAAGTAGAATTTTATTATGCTTTTGTCCTTGTTATTCCAGCGATAATCGATTGGTGTTTTCAACAGTACTTAGGCATTTCATCCAATAATCAGAGAAGAATAATAACCGGATCAATGTTGGGCTATGGATATATATTTATATTAAGCAATATCTTTATATTAGTATGGAATTTATTAAAAATAGGAGAATATTAA
- a CDS encoding RHS repeat domain-containing protein, which produces ERHTLFISGISGDLVSQYTRPDANLLNEVAINDSLSEQNEQDLAYIMMVGYNEVKRDLTLVLDGIPTVSILRAGYTVVAPVKLFLWIGLMLLVIYIAINISSEIKVISRFASALALVPFLFINIYSCSPLFYGGASGEEGVPPWLLGLGIPADTQGVNSPTTTSGGGGGGSASQETARIPGMFFMHPDHLGSITMLTDGYGNVLAGGEMGGKSHITYKPYGEILRTDSYGPDVSKYKYTGQEEDMESGLYYYKARYYDPAMGRFMQNDTEVNALEPNGMNRMMYVSGDPISFRDPSGNICGANVFSALALVFLGPVIGSFVAAGGGVSGNHTGGGSCSKLPNEKHALGFLIFFRAQTIADPGEKNALLYMGMMYIEGLTGKGPSPLGKMSRTELQLFLLLEQNTTNLNPAIYFAIYSMMTTGVLNPKTAIDTASMHHDHFGPKILDPNNRRANSQWMGRAKTAAFSHDSWSSNYKREYEAAGHCGRARAGCATINSIGTTIGNAVTAAVGSITFSIANGLTGLGTIRESRYYIRKARGKIKL; this is translated from the coding sequence GAGAGACATACCTTATTCATCTCAGGAATATCCGGAGATTTGGTATCTCAATACACAAGACCTGATGCCAATCTATTAAATGAAGTAGCGATCAATGATTCTCTATCCGAACAGAATGAACAAGATCTTGCGTACATTATGATGGTCGGATACAATGAAGTCAAACGTGATCTAACACTTGTATTGGATGGAATACCGACAGTTTCAATCCTTCGTGCGGGTTATACAGTTGTTGCACCCGTTAAACTATTTCTCTGGATAGGATTAATGCTTCTTGTGATCTATATTGCGATCAATATATCATCAGAAATCAAAGTTATTTCCAGATTTGCTTCTGCACTAGCTTTAGTTCCATTCCTCTTCATCAATATCTACAGTTGTTCACCGCTATTTTACGGTGGAGCTTCTGGCGAAGAAGGAGTTCCTCCTTGGCTCCTCGGACTTGGAATCCCAGCTGATACACAAGGTGTGAACTCACCAACCACCACATCTGGTGGAGGCGGTGGCGGAAGTGCCAGCCAAGAAACCGCTAGAATCCCAGGAATGTTCTTTATGCATCCTGACCATTTGGGTAGCATAACCATGCTTACAGATGGATATGGTAATGTTCTCGCAGGTGGTGAAATGGGTGGAAAATCACATATAACCTACAAACCATATGGAGAAATACTAAGAACTGATAGTTATGGACCCGATGTATCTAAATACAAATACACGGGTCAGGAAGAAGACATGGAATCAGGGTTATATTATTATAAAGCAAGATACTACGATCCAGCTATGGGTAGGTTTATGCAGAATGATACCGAAGTGAATGCGCTGGAACCGAACGGAATGAATCGTATGATGTATGTTAGTGGAGATCCAATATCGTTTCGTGATCCCAGTGGTAATATTTGTGGAGCTAATGTCTTTAGTGCTCTTGCGTTAGTTTTTTTAGGACCAGTTATAGGTTCTTTCGTTGCTGCCGGAGGTGGAGTGTCAGGTAACCATACAGGCGGAGGCAGTTGTTCGAAGTTGCCCAATGAAAAGCATGCATTAGGATTTTTAATTTTCTTTCGAGCACAGACTATAGCCGATCCCGGAGAGAAAAATGCATTGTTATATATGGGTATGATGTATATAGAAGGGTTAACAGGTAAAGGACCTTCACCGCTTGGAAAAATGAGTAGAACGGAACTCCAACTGTTTTTGCTTCTTGAGCAAAATACCACAAATCTAAACCCTGCAATATATTTTGCAATTTATTCGATGATGACAACAGGAGTTTTAAATCCAAAAACAGCCATTGACACGGCTTCAATGCATCATGATCATTTTGGTCCGAAGATATTAGACCCGAATAACCGTAGAGCCAATTCTCAATGGATGGGGCGAGCGAAAACCGCAGCCTTTAGTCATGATTCTTGGAGTTCAAATTATAAACGGGAATACGAAGCCGCTGGGCATTGTGGTAGAGCTAGAGCTGGTTGCGCTACTATCAATTCCATTGGGACTACAATCGGTAACGCAGTAACAGCTGCCGTAGGTAGTATAACATTTAGCATTGCAAATGGTCTAACTGGTCTTGGGACTATACGAGAATCTAGGTACTACATAAGAAAAGCCAGAGGTAAAATAAAGTTATGA
- a CDS encoding helix-turn-helix domain-containing protein, translating to MAENYDKILVEITEKIRKVREDRDMSQESVSGMELSVRNYQKIESGKGMPSLKSLLIIADALGIHPKELLDVPGLSSRPIKKKFQTRKRTIKKS from the coding sequence GTGGCTGAAAATTACGATAAAATACTTGTAGAAATTACAGAAAAAATTAGAAAAGTTCGCGAAGATAGAGACATGAGTCAAGAATCTGTCTCTGGTATGGAGCTAAGTGTCCGAAACTATCAGAAAATAGAATCTGGTAAAGGTATGCCGTCACTAAAATCCCTTCTTATTATTGCTGATGCTCTAGGAATTCATCCCAAAGAGTTACTAGATGTTCCAGGATTATCAAGTCGTCCAATAAAGAAAAAATTTCAAACTCGAAAGAGAACAATTAAAAAGAGTTAA
- a CDS encoding SpvB/TcaC N-terminal domain-containing protein — translation MKIINDKILSRIISYGITFFLFASIGLAFNFFSSTAPLPQAMPESSVDANGNLTMAFPLEIPEGTSGMTPQISLSYHSQGGSASIGKGWVLSGLPEIRRDADLDSYKEQKYSHSYNGSLFHINGTGKYGFRSENFARLEPQGNSNNPASWIERSADGDWKVYGDGADHTIASMDSAENWVWAIKSEQDVLGNEIKYEYYKNDGNLLPKEIIYANGRRTIEFSYEDFSDDKISYVLRNQRKETKILSEIRFYTDGSKSHSYDFTYDIDNTRNVFSLNSILYKADSYTNTHIPISFQKTGKPRGFLDQFGTQDIQTNGYGVLIDTVDRLFELVKQILFQKMMSQVQAGAKRGNMNSFERSATANFNGTISTLSGTSATNATGRFPKNLQSGLKRSIAPYTSLGEIYLNIAQDAVAPPSNPPTNNDHEFQNMSTEGVGRYPIKDRKTCDWGVIACVCAAVVPGCHTEVINYCGQFLFFGGFDSCQNGINAPIAMVIPTDINGDGITEYSRLLGRMDASMALHVHDETGAFGDTVLPNLPIRYNTYMDVADIDGDGRTDFVYAFGGKLHVAFSEGTYLSSPLVFHHVALKDMPLIFTRVDEYKPSDFLMDWNRDGRTDFVHVEGKYVNVYLSTGRNFATKKTYDLTGLEPIEIITKDENPTSSHRLSGFADMDGDGNLEHVMMRPSPVGGFNSILDQINAENKLELEQKQAEFAPQKNQLLGILSNPANYSGGQIAETRGQLRESDRETYDQFIAGEVEMDTALEQTFIASFDAFFIGPKIENLVNDQRIRLEEEQNRLADLKIEFNSFVAVVTYFSPNGVAVRQETQDINTLGLAGMNWLLDVNGDGLPDLVSLTNHLSKANPFSMDDNFNEILKLIDVELIVRLNEGGRFSSTATATAISSGFAKNSGGYQLADVNLDGEVDFLVPTGVHGRDYEIYLGNGLGNFTHLSGIKLTLPIDADVKSLRMEDRNGDGVPDMHIQYGRDFKTRVVTSVRDYPEGLITQITDGNGGSTQINYSWKKDMAGTVVEANRSYVNGVPNYGAQVLVQSVTRQASPDLAVSTKSFSYSNQRYKMGDEITSANLGFETVTETHSLNGNTEAIVTTRYSQNPNYAGTVSWQEVRDSQNVLVSRTDMSYAIYYPTAISKLVLPTSTTSLSYVNGQLKDTKTTTTTYNPNYAYSPATLTENWNGRITTQETYYASEPGLGILAEPIEEITKINGELVSHVTRSFANGNITSESKLVEPGKWYAQYFTYDTTGNVITQTDSLGRTLQYTYGGTNGNLPITATNAIGQTTSKEYDPITDLETKSTDANGNITTMNYDKYGRTTESSFNGNKVQSIYYEYAGSLMTTTTVTHSTSGDSWTKAVTDKEGKTRLTESLVNAGITSTEETKYDNKGRAIQKSHAYLTGETPTWTTTEYYPVTEDNLQRPKRITANTGEITEIVYSLNSTNITISKDSEVIRTETATSDNFGQLQYKTVQGKTIQYTYNNKGQLVQVIDPGNSNTTMTYDLGGRK, via the coding sequence TTGAAAATAATTAACGATAAAATACTTTCTAGAATAATTTCCTACGGGATTACTTTTTTTCTTTTTGCTTCTATTGGCTTAGCTTTTAATTTTTTTTCCTCCACGGCACCGCTTCCTCAAGCAATGCCTGAGTCTTCCGTAGACGCTAATGGTAATTTAACTATGGCTTTTCCCTTAGAAATTCCTGAAGGGACAAGTGGTATGACACCACAGATTTCCCTAAGCTATCATTCCCAAGGTGGTTCGGCTTCGATAGGCAAGGGTTGGGTATTATCTGGACTGCCTGAAATTCGCAGAGATGCGGATTTGGATTCTTATAAGGAACAAAAATATTCGCATAGTTATAATGGTTCCTTATTTCATATAAATGGAACGGGGAAATACGGGTTTCGTTCTGAGAATTTTGCAAGGCTTGAGCCACAAGGTAACTCTAACAATCCTGCATCTTGGATAGAACGCTCAGCTGATGGCGATTGGAAGGTTTATGGAGATGGTGCAGATCATACGATTGCATCTATGGATTCTGCCGAGAACTGGGTATGGGCGATTAAATCCGAACAGGATGTTCTGGGAAATGAAATCAAATATGAATATTATAAAAATGATGGAAATCTATTACCTAAAGAAATTATTTATGCAAATGGAAGAAGAACTATTGAGTTTAGCTATGAAGATTTTAGTGATGATAAGATTAGTTATGTGCTGAGAAATCAACGCAAGGAGACTAAAATTTTATCCGAAATCCGTTTCTATACGGATGGAAGCAAGTCGCATAGTTACGATTTTACATATGATATTGATAATACACGGAATGTTTTCTCTTTAAATTCGATCTTGTATAAGGCTGACAGCTATACTAATACTCATATACCGATTAGCTTCCAGAAGACCGGTAAACCTCGTGGCTTTTTGGATCAATTTGGAACACAAGATATCCAAACTAATGGGTATGGAGTTCTTATCGATACAGTAGATCGATTGTTTGAACTCGTAAAACAAATCCTTTTCCAGAAAATGATGAGTCAAGTTCAAGCAGGTGCAAAGCGTGGAAATATGAATTCTTTCGAACGGTCTGCGACTGCAAATTTTAACGGAACTATTTCGACCTTATCAGGAACGAGTGCAACAAATGCAACAGGAAGATTCCCTAAAAATCTTCAGAGTGGATTGAAGCGTAGTATTGCTCCGTATACTAGTCTTGGAGAGATCTACTTAAATATTGCTCAGGATGCAGTGGCACCTCCAAGCAACCCTCCCACGAACAATGACCATGAATTCCAAAATATGAGCACAGAGGGAGTGGGTCGTTATCCGATAAAAGATCGGAAAACCTGTGACTGGGGAGTGATCGCCTGTGTCTGTGCAGCAGTTGTGCCTGGTTGTCATACTGAGGTGATCAATTATTGTGGGCAGTTTCTATTTTTTGGAGGATTTGATTCTTGCCAAAATGGTATCAACGCTCCAATAGCAATGGTAATTCCAACCGATATCAATGGTGATGGAATAACAGAGTATTCTCGATTGCTTGGACGGATGGATGCATCTATGGCATTGCATGTTCATGACGAGACAGGTGCATTTGGAGATACAGTTCTCCCCAATCTTCCAATTCGCTACAATACGTATATGGATGTTGCAGACATTGATGGAGATGGACGAACAGATTTTGTTTATGCGTTTGGTGGAAAGTTGCATGTTGCTTTCTCGGAAGGAACTTATTTATCAAGTCCTTTAGTATTTCATCATGTTGCACTGAAAGATATGCCCCTGATTTTTACTCGTGTAGATGAATATAAACCTAGTGACTTTCTAATGGATTGGAATCGCGATGGACGGACAGATTTTGTCCATGTGGAAGGTAAGTATGTAAATGTGTATCTGTCGACAGGTAGAAATTTTGCGACGAAGAAAACCTATGATCTAACTGGACTTGAACCTATTGAGATTATTACCAAGGATGAAAATCCAACGAGTTCGCATCGATTGTCAGGCTTTGCCGACATGGATGGAGATGGAAATTTAGAGCATGTGATGATGAGACCAAGTCCAGTGGGAGGTTTCAATAGTATCCTTGATCAGATCAATGCAGAAAATAAACTTGAGTTAGAACAAAAGCAAGCTGAGTTTGCTCCACAAAAGAACCAATTATTAGGGATACTTTCAAACCCAGCAAATTATTCTGGAGGACAAATTGCTGAGACGAGAGGTCAATTGCGAGAATCTGATCGGGAGACTTATGATCAGTTTATTGCAGGTGAGGTGGAAATGGATACCGCACTTGAGCAGACTTTTATTGCATCCTTTGATGCATTTTTTATTGGACCTAAAATTGAAAATTTAGTCAATGATCAAAGAATTAGATTGGAAGAAGAACAAAATCGTTTAGCTGATTTGAAAATTGAGTTCAATTCCTTTGTTGCAGTGGTGACCTATTTCTCTCCGAATGGCGTTGCTGTTAGGCAAGAAACTCAAGATATCAATACTTTAGGTCTTGCAGGAATGAATTGGCTTCTAGATGTAAATGGAGACGGTTTACCTGATCTTGTGAGCCTTACCAATCATCTGAGTAAAGCCAATCCATTTTCTATGGATGATAATTTTAATGAAATTCTCAAGTTAATCGATGTGGAATTGATTGTACGCTTAAACGAAGGTGGAAGATTCTCATCAACTGCAACCGCAACTGCAATCAGTTCAGGTTTTGCAAAGAATTCTGGAGGATACCAGCTTGCTGATGTAAACTTGGATGGAGAGGTAGATTTTCTCGTACCAACAGGTGTTCATGGTAGGGACTACGAAATCTATCTTGGAAATGGGTTGGGAAACTTTACCCATCTATCAGGAATAAAGCTAACATTACCCATAGATGCAGATGTAAAATCCCTTCGAATGGAAGATCGGAATGGCGACGGCGTTCCCGATATGCATATTCAATACGGACGAGATTTCAAGACTCGCGTCGTTACATCAGTTCGGGATTATCCTGAAGGTTTGATAACTCAGATAACAGATGGAAACGGTGGCTCGACTCAGATCAACTACTCTTGGAAAAAAGATATGGCAGGCACTGTAGTCGAAGCCAACCGAAGCTACGTAAATGGGGTTCCCAATTATGGTGCACAGGTTCTTGTTCAATCCGTCACAAGACAGGCATCTCCCGACTTGGCCGTGTCGACTAAATCCTTCTCTTACTCCAATCAAAGATATAAAATGGGAGATGAAATAACATCGGCTAATCTCGGTTTTGAAACCGTAACAGAAACCCATTCTCTGAACGGCAATACGGAAGCTATAGTCACAACTAGATATTCCCAAAATCCAAATTATGCGGGAACTGTATCTTGGCAGGAAGTGCGAGATAGCCAGAACGTGCTCGTATCCAGAACGGATATGAGCTATGCGATTTATTATCCAACTGCAATATCGAAACTTGTTCTTCCTACCTCCACAACATCCCTCAGCTACGTGAATGGACAGCTCAAAGATACAAAAACTACCACTACTACCTACAATCCAAACTACGCATACAGCCCCGCAACCTTAACCGAGAACTGGAACGGACGCATCACAACACAGGAAACATACTACGCAAGCGAACCAGGGCTGGGAATCCTCGCCGAACCCATTGAAGAAATCACGAAAATCAACGGCGAATTGGTCTCCCACGTAACACGTAGTTTTGCGAACGGAAATATAACCAGCGAATCTAAATTAGTAGAACCTGGAAAATGGTATGCTCAGTATTTTACATACGACACAACTGGCAATGTTATAACTCAGACGGATAGCTTGGGCAGAACCCTACAATACACGTACGGCGGAACCAACGGAAACCTACCAATCACTGCAACCAATGCCATTGGTCAGACAACTAGCAAAGAATATGATCCAATAACAGATCTAGAAACCAAATCTACCGATGCCAATGGAAATATCACAACCATGAACTATGACAAATACGGTCGAACCACAGAGTCATCATTCAATGGAAACAAAGTCCAATCTATTTACTATGAATATGCTGGAAGTCTAATGACAACTACCACAGTTACCCATAGCACAAGTGGAGACAGTTGGACAAAGGCAGTAACCGACAAGGAAGGCAAGACAAGACTCACGGAAAGCTTAGTTAATGCAGGAATAACATCGACAGAAGAAACCAAATACGATAATAAAGGACGAGCCATCCAAAAAAGCCATGCCTACTTAACAGGTGAAACACCAACTTGGACAACGACCGAATACTACCCAGTTACCGAAGACAATCTGCAAAGACCCAAGCGCATAACAGCTAACACTGGTGAAATTACCGAAATTGTCTATTCTCTCAATTCAACTAATATCACAATATCCAAAGATTCAGAAGTGATTCGAACAGAGACCGCTACCTCAGACAACTTTGGCCAACTCCAATACAAAACTGTCCAAGGCAAAACCATCCAATATACCTACAACAACAAAGGACAACTTGTACAGGTAATTGATCCAGGAAATTCCAATACTACCATGACGTATGATTTGGGTGGAAGAAAG
- a CDS encoding reverse transcriptase/maturase family protein has product MNDLMINNLLSLEDSLKVVKAEYLLRGKIINNPVEKLHVNMIKQLLSLLKRKTKEQKNAIAEWKNNPSLCKDLILKCRSNKYEFGRAQQTKIITSGKERIIYSYRTQDKIIQKYISLILNEIFDDSFYPESFAYRRRRSIKKGVELIISQSKSAKYFLKLDINKCFASIDTNMLLGIIENRISNPDFLRLIRKSLKSYSVIDGKKVKLPGVPQGSIHGPVLCNIFLDHVLDKPMRKEFPNVQMYRYADDIFITFEEDNYVKQINEWVESTLNNSNLLISEKTPNISTDIRKEQTFLGYKLKGNEDGIIIDIQTIRIKAKILELCLRDTPDNITNYLRNRFKSTPLSDKTLQSWKRLLETLPSSITNNLKSRVEISRLDYIIRSMEFDIDSLLREISYLLAQLPSRRNRIKIHYLETKEEINNKVF; this is encoded by the coding sequence ATGAATGATTTAATGATTAATAATCTACTATCTCTTGAAGATTCATTGAAAGTAGTTAAAGCAGAATACCTTTTGCGAGGTAAGATTATAAATAATCCTGTCGAAAAGCTCCACGTTAACATGATTAAACAACTTTTATCCCTACTGAAAAGGAAAACAAAGGAGCAGAAAAATGCCATAGCTGAATGGAAAAACAATCCTTCTCTTTGTAAAGATCTGATTCTCAAGTGTAGAAGTAATAAGTATGAATTTGGTCGTGCACAGCAAACTAAAATTATTACCAGTGGAAAGGAGAGAATTATTTATTCATATCGAACGCAGGATAAGATTATTCAAAAGTACATTTCATTGATTCTAAATGAGATATTTGATGATTCCTTTTATCCAGAAAGTTTCGCATATCGTCGACGCAGAAGTATTAAGAAAGGTGTAGAGTTGATTATTTCACAGTCTAAATCTGCGAAATACTTTCTCAAACTGGATATTAATAAATGTTTTGCTTCAATTGATACAAATATGCTTCTAGGGATCATTGAAAATAGGATATCAAATCCAGACTTTCTGAGACTGATACGTAAATCCTTAAAAAGTTACAGTGTTATTGATGGGAAGAAAGTAAAGCTACCAGGCGTACCTCAAGGTAGTATACATGGTCCTGTCTTATGTAATATTTTTCTGGATCATGTGCTAGATAAACCAATGCGGAAAGAATTCCCAAATGTTCAGATGTATAGATATGCAGATGATATATTCATAACGTTCGAGGAGGATAATTATGTAAAACAAATCAATGAATGGGTAGAAAGCACCCTTAACAATTCAAACCTTCTCATATCAGAGAAAACCCCAAATATTTCGACGGATATAAGAAAGGAACAGACATTCCTAGGATATAAGTTAAAGGGTAATGAGGACGGAATCATCATAGATATACAGACAATAAGAATCAAAGCTAAGATTCTTGAACTTTGTCTACGAGATACGCCAGACAATATTACAAATTACCTGAGAAACAGATTTAAATCAACCCCGCTGTCAGACAAAACTCTTCAATCGTGGAAAAGACTATTGGAAACATTACCATCCTCTATAACTAACAATCTGAAGAGTAGAGTTGAAATTAGCCGGTTAGATTACATCATCCGCAGTATGGAATTTGATATAGACTCGTTGCTAAGAGAGATTTCATATCTACTCGCACAACTTCCGAGCAGGCGTAACCGAATAAAGATACATTACCTAGAAACTAAGGAGGAAATAAATAATAAGGTATTCTAG
- a CDS encoding ribbon-helix-helix protein, CopG family, translating into MKKAIAKKKGRPTNPKLIPTVAVSIRLPEPLLNSLDEISTKEGRSRTRQIEMIVKNFVENY; encoded by the coding sequence ATGAAGAAAGCTATAGCTAAAAAGAAGGGAAGACCTACTAACCCTAAATTGATTCCAACTGTAGCGGTATCGATACGATTACCTGAGCCATTGTTGAATAGCTTAGATGAAATATCCACGAAGGAGGGCAGATCAAGAACTAGGCAGATTGAAATGATTGTTAAAAACTTTGTAGAGAATTATTAG
- a CDS encoding tyrosine-type recombinase/integrase translates to MSLQKLENQLSITSEGLPLAYNATIQQFLDFQRIEGRTLSPESIKQFLAQPKKKGYGNYSPASIALRKTALFQAIKKMTFDSRVRAALVEESKTIKVAKIERTIHSEKTLSEKEISKLIKDTLKIEGRGWNRGNKRERYALIIECLSITGLRISELIHIKLKDCKKQKGIVYIQIMGKGSKPRRIFIPEKLFDKIKLEFNSNEYLFTSVQGKKYNRAMLYQDIRDLGIRILNREIGLHTFRHSFATREIKKRGSVKAVQKYLGHSSSAITEQMYNHDEITPEDLFK, encoded by the coding sequence ATGTCTTTACAAAAGCTAGAAAATCAGCTAAGCATCACTTCTGAGGGCTTACCATTGGCGTATAACGCAACTATACAGCAATTCCTAGACTTTCAGAGAATAGAGGGTCGAACCTTGTCTCCAGAGTCGATAAAGCAATTCCTAGCACAACCGAAGAAGAAAGGATATGGAAATTATTCTCCTGCATCAATTGCGCTTCGGAAAACAGCATTGTTCCAAGCAATTAAGAAGATGACATTTGATTCTAGGGTAAGGGCGGCACTTGTTGAAGAATCTAAAACTATTAAAGTAGCAAAAATTGAGAGAACTATTCATTCAGAAAAGACCTTATCTGAAAAAGAAATCTCGAAGCTCATCAAAGATACATTAAAGATAGAAGGTCGGGGATGGAATCGTGGTAACAAAAGGGAAAGGTATGCGCTCATAATAGAATGCTTGTCTATTACTGGATTGCGTATTTCTGAATTAATTCATATCAAGCTAAAGGATTGTAAAAAACAAAAAGGTATAGTTTATATTCAAATTATGGGCAAGGGAAGTAAGCCTAGGAGAATATTTATCCCAGAAAAACTTTTTGATAAGATCAAGCTAGAGTTTAACTCCAATGAATACCTTTTTACATCAGTTCAAGGTAAAAAATATAATAGAGCGATGCTATACCAAGATATCCGAGACCTAGGAATTAGAATTCTGAACAGAGAAATTGGATTACATACATTTCGTCATAGCTTTGCTACTCGCGAGATTAAAAAGAGAGGATCAGTTAAAGCTGTTCAGAAGTATCTAGGTCACTCTTCTTCAGCGATTACTGAGCAGATGTACAACCATGATGAAATAACTCCTGAGGATCTGTTTAAATGA